A genomic region of Leptotrichia hofstadii contains the following coding sequences:
- a CDS encoding 6-phospho-alpha-glucosidase — translation MKKFSIAVAGGGSTFTPGIVLMLLENLDKFPIRQIKFYDNDAERQEVIAKACDIIIKEKAPDINFVYTTDPETAFTDVDFVMAHIRVGKYAMREKDEKIPLRHGVLGQETCGPGGISYGMRSIGGVIELVDYMEKYSPNAWMLNYSNPAAIVAEATRRLRPNSKILNICDMPIGIEIRMAEMLGLKSRKDMVIRYFGLNHFGWWTDIRDKEGNDLMPALKEKVAKVGYNVPIEGENTEASWNDTFTKAKDVFAIDPTTLPNTYLKYYFFPDYVVEHSNPNHTRANEVMEGREKFVFGECRAIAEKGTAKDSKLHVDDHASYIVDLARAIAYDTKERMLLIVENDGAISNFDPTAMVEVPCIVGSNGPEKIVQGKIPQFQKGLMEQQVSVEKLTVEAWIEGSYQKLWQAITLSRTVPSASVAKAILDDLIEANKDFWPVLK, via the coding sequence ATGAAGAAATTTTCAATTGCAGTAGCTGGTGGAGGGAGTACATTTACTCCAGGAATTGTGTTGATGTTACTTGAAAATTTAGATAAATTTCCGATTAGACAAATAAAATTTTATGATAACGATGCAGAAAGACAAGAAGTTATAGCAAAGGCTTGTGACATTATTATAAAGGAAAAAGCACCTGATATTAACTTTGTTTATACAACAGACCCTGAAACAGCATTTACAGATGTAGACTTTGTTATGGCACATATAAGAGTTGGAAAATATGCAATGCGTGAAAAAGATGAAAAGATACCTTTAAGACATGGAGTATTAGGACAAGAAACTTGCGGACCTGGAGGAATTTCTTATGGAATGCGTTCAATTGGCGGAGTTATAGAATTAGTTGATTATATGGAAAAATATTCACCAAATGCATGGATGTTAAATTATTCAAATCCTGCAGCAATCGTAGCAGAAGCAACTAGAAGATTACGTCCAAACTCTAAAATATTAAATATTTGTGACATGCCAATCGGAATTGAAATAAGAATGGCTGAAATGCTTGGGCTTAAATCAAGAAAAGATATGGTAATTAGATACTTTGGATTAAATCACTTTGGATGGTGGACAGACATTAGAGATAAAGAAGGAAATGACTTAATGCCTGCGTTAAAGGAAAAAGTTGCAAAAGTTGGATATAATGTACCAATTGAAGGCGAAAACACAGAAGCAAGCTGGAATGACACATTTACAAAAGCAAAAGATGTATTTGCAATCGATCCAACAACATTGCCAAACACATACTTAAAATACTATTTCTTCCCTGACTATGTGGTAGAACATTCAAATCCTAACCATACAAGAGCAAATGAAGTAATGGAAGGAAGAGAAAAATTTGTATTCGGAGAATGTAGAGCAATCGCTGAAAAAGGAACAGCAAAAGATAGCAAACTTCACGTTGATGATCATGCTTCATATATAGTTGACCTTGCAAGAGCAATCGCTTATGATACAAAAGAAAGAATGTTATTAATAGTAGAAAATGACGGAGCAATCTCAAACTTTGATCCAACTGCAATGGTTGAAGTGCCTTGTATAGTAGGTTCAAATGGACCAGAAAAAATTGTTCAAGGTAAAATCCCTCAATTCCAAAAAGGATTAATGGAACAACAAGTATCAGTTGAAAAATTGACAGTAGAAGCATGGATAGAAGGTTCATACCAAAAATTATGGCAAGCAATCACATTGTCAAGAACAGTACCAAGTGCATCTGTTGCAAAAGCAATATTGGATGACTTAATTGAAGCAAATAAAGACTTCTGGCCAGTGTTGAAATAA
- a CDS encoding GntR family transcriptional regulator, translating into MNKYAKVYHDIKDKIKKGKLKPGDFLKKEDDLALDYNFSKLTVRKALSMLEAEGYIQKIKGKKSIILEKKNLENISLTSIQTVQEINKLQNIHLETDLISLYIVQGVKKLMEEFQVPESADFYKVVRTNSLNGEVLNYSTSFFDRKIVPFLNEEIAKKSIYEYLEKELNLKIAYSRRDISFRKITSEEQKYLKLEDINMVVVIETHAYLSNGTLFQYETIIHHPEKFTFSAIAKR; encoded by the coding sequence ATGAATAAATATGCAAAAGTATATCACGATATAAAAGATAAAATTAAAAAAGGTAAACTAAAGCCTGGAGATTTTCTAAAAAAAGAAGACGATTTGGCACTAGATTATAATTTTTCCAAGCTGACTGTGAGAAAAGCTCTCTCTATGCTAGAAGCAGAAGGCTACATTCAAAAAATAAAAGGAAAAAAATCTATTATACTTGAGAAAAAAAATCTGGAAAATATTTCTTTAACTTCCATTCAGACTGTACAAGAAATTAACAAGCTTCAAAATATTCATCTTGAAACTGATTTAATCAGTTTATACATCGTTCAAGGAGTAAAAAAACTAATGGAAGAATTTCAAGTACCTGAAAGTGCTGATTTTTATAAAGTTGTCCGTACCAATTCTTTAAATGGGGAAGTTTTAAATTATTCTACGAGTTTTTTTGACAGAAAAATTGTACCTTTTCTAAATGAAGAAATAGCAAAAAAATCAATATATGAATATCTGGAAAAAGAACTTAACCTAAAAATAGCTTATTCCCGTAGAGATATTAGTTTTAGAAAAATTACTTCTGAAGAACAGAAATATCTTAAGCTAGAGGATATAAATATGGTTGTTGTTATTGAAACTCATGCCTATCTTTCAAATGGCACTCTATTTCAATACGAAACAATTATTCACCATCCTGAAAAATTTACTTTTAGTGCAATTGCAAAAAGATAA